GTGCAGCGACGCGTAGATCGCCTCGGCCGCCAGGTGCGCCCCGTCGGTCGAATCGGGTCGTTCCGCGACCTCGAGCAGGAGCTCGCCGATCGCGTCGATGAGCCGCTCGACGATGGCGACCGCCTCGGCGCAGTGCTCCTCGTGTGGGTCGCCGTCGAGCGCGGCGCGCTGGTACGCGACGAGGTTCTCGAGCTGCGTGCGGTCGTCGAAGAACGGCGCCACGAGCGCGACGATGCGGTCGGTCGGGGTGCCGTGCCCCGCAACCGAGTACTTGGCGAGCCGCGCGCTCAGCGTGGCGTTGCCGACCATGAGCATGAGCGCGGGCTTCGAGGGCGCGTAGCGAAAGAGCGTGCCGTGCGAGACGTCGGCGGCCTCGGCGATGGCGCTCGTGGTCGTCGCGGCGTAGCCGTGCTTGGCGAACAGGCGGCCCGCCTCGGCGAGAATGCGAGTGCGCTTCTCGTGCTTGTTGCGCTCGCGCCGCCCCTGCGGTGCGTCGGTCATCCGGATCACCTTCTTCACTGAGTCCGAAACCT
The Gulosibacter sediminis genome window above contains:
- a CDS encoding TetR/AcrR family transcriptional regulator; the encoded protein is MTDAPQGRRERNKHEKRTRILAEAGRLFAKHGYAATTTSAIAEAADVSHGTLFRYAPSKPALMLMVGNATLSARLAKYSVAGHGTPTDRIVALVAPFFDDRTQLENLVAYQRAALDGDPHEEHCAEAVAIVERLIDAIGELLLEVAERPDSTDGAHLAAEAIYASLHLQIELADRDGRSPADLTTHFRGQTELIVRGYLATVTGKKESND